In one Candidatus Omnitrophota bacterium genomic region, the following are encoded:
- a CDS encoding N-acetylneuraminate synthase family protein: MKIADFDTEKKVLIVAEIGNNHEGSYALAEELIGLAASAGADAVKFQTITPENLVTCDDPDRIAQLSRFKLSFKDFQKLSKAAKREKVLFLSTPFDLESARFLNDFVPAFKIASGDNNFYPLMEYLCSTGKPILMSTGLASLAQIRRSRQFILRQWQKRKIRQDLALLHCVSQYPVPVEQANVSAIASLAKINKTVGYSDHTLGIDACVLAVAMGARIIEKHFTINKNHSSFRDHLFSADPAELAMLVKRVKETGQMLGDGKIPDEKTMAGQIKQLRRSIAASRDLKKGAVLSRRDLVWVRPGSGFPPGQEKIMIGKRLKKDVQQGEIFLKGHLCAALPVISDEEK; this comes from the coding sequence ATGAAAATCGCTGATTTTGATACAGAAAAGAAAGTGTTGATCGTTGCCGAGATCGGCAACAACCATGAGGGAAGTTATGCCCTGGCCGAGGAATTGATCGGTTTGGCCGCGTCTGCCGGTGCTGATGCCGTCAAATTTCAAACCATTACTCCTGAGAATCTTGTCACGTGCGATGATCCGGACCGCATCGCCCAGCTCAGCCGGTTTAAATTGAGTTTTAAAGATTTTCAGAAATTAAGCAAGGCCGCCAAACGCGAAAAGGTCCTGTTTTTATCAACCCCGTTCGATCTGGAGAGCGCCCGGTTCCTTAATGATTTTGTCCCGGCGTTTAAGATCGCTTCGGGAGATAATAATTTCTATCCGTTAATGGAGTATCTCTGCTCCACGGGAAAACCGATCTTGATGTCCACGGGGCTTGCAAGTCTGGCGCAGATCAGGCGCAGCCGGCAATTTATTTTAAGGCAGTGGCAAAAGCGAAAGATCCGTCAGGACCTGGCGCTCCTTCACTGTGTTTCCCAATATCCTGTGCCTGTGGAACAGGCCAATGTGTCCGCCATTGCTTCGCTTGCCAAGATCAATAAAACGGTCGGTTATTCGGACCACACGTTAGGCATTGACGCCTGCGTACTTGCCGTGGCGATGGGCGCGCGCATCATTGAAAAACATTTTACGATTAATAAAAATCATTCATCTTTCCGCGACCATTTGTTTTCCGCTGACCCGGCGGAGTTGGCCATGCTGGTCAAACGCGTTAAAGAGACCGGCCAGATGCTTGGCGACGGGAAGATCCCCGATGAAAAAACAATGGCCGGGCAGATCAAGCAATTGCGCCGGTCGATCGCCGCCAGCCGTGATCTGAAAAAAGGAGCGGTTTTATCCAGGCGCGATCTTGTCTGGGTCCGCCCGGGCTCAGGGTTTCCGCCGGGGCAGGAGAAGATCATGATCGGGAAACGGTTAAAAAAAGACGTGCAACAAGGAGAAATATTCTTAAAGGGCCATCTATGTGCGGCATTGCCGGTTATATCGGACGAAGAAAAATAG
- a CDS encoding NAD-dependent epimerase/dehydratase family protein, with product MKNIKGRRIALVGGAGFIGHNLALELKRLGAEVSIVDGLSVNNLLYFHQTNIDIPHRDMYLEIINERLDLLRSHHIPLYVEDARNYHKLSQVFGEIKPQVVVLLAAVAHANRSNKDPYTTFDHSTRTLENALDASREGVEHFIYFSSSMVYGDFNGMAVTEETPCNPKGIYGALKLGAEKLVIAYNQVFNLPYTIVRPSALYGERCVSRRVGQIFIENALKGEPVNINGDGSDSLDFTYIGDLVQGLVKVIEHEESKGQIFNMTYGQARPIKQMADMIQKHFPKVKVNYLPKDKLMPERGTLCVDKAKKLIGYDPQFPLDKGFVNYIKWYKGSFERT from the coding sequence ATGAAGAACATCAAAGGAAGAAGGATCGCCCTGGTCGGCGGGGCCGGTTTTATCGGGCATAACCTGGCGTTGGAATTAAAACGGCTGGGGGCCGAGGTGAGCATTGTGGACGGCCTTTCGGTCAATAATCTTTTATATTTCCATCAAACCAATATTGACATTCCCCACCGCGATATGTATCTGGAGATCATTAATGAGCGCCTCGATCTTTTGCGCAGCCACCATATCCCTCTTTACGTCGAGGACGCCCGTAATTATCACAAATTGTCGCAGGTTTTCGGGGAGATCAAACCGCAGGTCGTGGTGCTGCTGGCCGCGGTGGCGCACGCGAATCGTTCCAACAAAGACCCTTACACCACCTTTGACCATAGCACGCGCACTTTGGAGAATGCGTTGGACGCGTCACGGGAGGGTGTGGAGCATTTTATCTATTTTTCTTCCAGCATGGTTTACGGGGATTTCAACGGTATGGCCGTGACCGAGGAGACGCCGTGTAACCCCAAAGGGATTTACGGGGCGCTGAAACTTGGCGCGGAGAAATTGGTGATCGCGTACAATCAGGTCTTTAATTTACCGTATACGATCGTGCGCCCATCGGCGCTTTACGGCGAGCGTTGCGTCAGCCGCCGGGTGGGGCAGATCTTTATTGAGAATGCCTTAAAAGGTGAACCCGTCAATATCAACGGCGACGGCAGCGACAGCCTGGATTTCACCTATATCGGCGATCTGGTGCAGGGTTTGGTCAAGGTCATTGAGCATGAAGAGAGCAAAGGCCAAATTTTTAATATGACCTATGGCCAGGCCCGTCCGATCAAACAAATGGCTGACATGATCCAGAAGCATTTTCCAAAGGTCAAAGTCAATTATCTTCCCAAAGATAAACTGATGCCCGAAAGAGGCACATTGTGCGTCGATAAGGCCAAGAAACTGATCGGTTACGACCCCCAGTTCCCGCTGGATAAAGGATTTGTGAACTATATCAAATGGTATAAGGGATCTTTTGAGAGAACATGA
- a CDS encoding imidazole glycerol phosphate synthase cyclase subunit, which produces MLKKRLITVLTFADGVLFRTKDFNPDYRYTANFVDAWSIDEIVVLDITRPGRGDRENFYHEVSRFAEQCFVPLAAGGGVRSIEDFKTFLKLGADKVVVNSEALRRPEFITQAAKLYGTQCVVVSMDVKKNLNGSYEVYKDFGTQPTGLSPVTWAQKAQHLGAGEILVTSIEKDGSLEGYDNELNRLVSEAVKVPVLVNGGAGKWQDFVDGFEMGKAAGVCTTNIYHFTESSITSAKIYLKDNGIQIR; this is translated from the coding sequence ATGCTTAAGAAAAGACTCATTACGGTGCTTACCTTCGCCGATGGCGTGCTGTTTAGAACAAAGGACTTTAATCCTGATTATCGCTACACGGCTAATTTCGTCGATGCCTGGTCCATTGATGAGATCGTAGTTTTAGATATTACCCGACCGGGTAGGGGCGATCGGGAAAATTTTTATCATGAAGTGAGTCGTTTTGCGGAACAGTGTTTCGTGCCTTTGGCTGCCGGCGGCGGCGTGCGCAGTATTGAAGATTTTAAGACGTTCTTAAAGCTGGGCGCAGATAAGGTGGTGGTCAATAGCGAAGCTTTGCGCCGCCCCGAATTCATCACCCAAGCGGCCAAGCTCTACGGCACACAGTGTGTGGTTGTTTCTATGGATGTGAAGAAAAATTTAAACGGCAGCTATGAAGTATATAAGGACTTTGGAACACAACCGACCGGCCTCTCGCCTGTGACCTGGGCCCAAAAAGCCCAACACTTGGGAGCGGGAGAGATCTTGGTAACATCCATTGAAAAAGACGGCTCCTTGGAAGGGTATGACAATGAACTTAACCGGCTGGTATCGGAAGCCGTTAAGGTCCCGGTATTGGTCAATGGAGGTGCGGGCAAATGGCAGGACTTTGTGGATGGCTTTGAGATGGGCAAAGCAGCCGGGGTGTGCACCACCAACATTTACCATTTTACAGAAAGCAGCATCACCAGCGCCAAAATTTATTTAAAAGACAACGGTATACAAATAAGATAA
- a CDS encoding Gfo/Idh/MocA family oxidoreductase, protein MQKLNVGIIGLGVGERHLEAYAEHARCGSITVCDFDGKKVKRIQKEYPAVKVARDANEILTDPNIQVVSIASYDHYHYAQVCQAVKNNKHVFVEKPICLHPREAKTIKKLLNTRPHLKISSNLILRKSPRFQLLKKMIASGKLGTIYHVEGDYNYGRLHKITEGWRGKIDFYSVVYGGGVHMIDLILWLTGDQVVEVSACGNNISSRATQFRYNDMVTGLLKFKSSMTAKVSANYSCVQPHFHGLTIYGTKGTFINGPQHALLYTSRDPLIRPKKIVGPYPGIHKGALIRGFVDAIVRGTEPEVTQKEIFQVMDACFALEKAVQRNGVRVAQHPIR, encoded by the coding sequence ATGCAGAAGCTAAACGTCGGTATCATCGGTTTGGGGGTAGGCGAAAGGCATTTGGAGGCGTACGCGGAACACGCGCGGTGCGGCTCGATCACCGTTTGTGATTTTGACGGCAAGAAAGTCAAACGCATCCAGAAAGAATATCCTGCCGTTAAGGTGGCCCGTGATGCCAACGAGATCCTGACAGATCCGAACATACAGGTCGTGTCCATCGCCTCCTACGATCATTATCATTATGCCCAGGTGTGCCAGGCCGTCAAAAACAACAAGCATGTGTTCGTTGAGAAACCGATATGCCTTCATCCGCGTGAAGCAAAGACCATCAAAAAACTCCTGAACACCAGGCCGCATTTGAAGATCTCTTCCAATCTCATTTTGCGCAAGTCCCCGCGTTTTCAATTATTGAAAAAGATGATCGCTTCAGGAAAACTGGGGACCATTTATCACGTGGAAGGCGACTACAATTACGGCCGGCTGCATAAAATTACTGAAGGGTGGCGGGGAAAGATCGATTTTTATTCAGTTGTGTATGGCGGGGGGGTCCATATGATCGACCTGATCCTGTGGTTGACAGGCGATCAAGTTGTCGAGGTCAGCGCCTGCGGGAACAATATCTCCAGCCGCGCCACCCAATTCCGCTACAATGACATGGTCACAGGTCTGTTGAAATTCAAAAGTTCAATGACGGCAAAGGTGTCTGCCAATTATAGTTGTGTCCAGCCGCATTTTCACGGCCTTACGATTTACGGGACCAAAGGCACCTTTATCAATGGTCCCCAGCATGCCTTGCTATATACCTCGCGGGACCCTTTGATCAGACCAAAGAAGATCGTTGGTCCCTATCCGGGAATTCATAAAGGGGCTTTGATCCGCGGGTTTGTTGATGCGATCGTCCGTGGGACCGAACCCGAGGTCACCCAAAAAGAGATCTTTCAGGTGATGGATGCGTGTTTTGCCTTAGAAAAAGCGGTCCAAAGAAACGGAGTTCGCGTTGCGCAGCATCCCATTCGGTAA
- a CDS encoding GNAT family N-acetyltransferase, with the protein MKTDLQQKVFQADEWLTKILAKNVYGLNAGLLKTPAQLKEVMGNLRDPAFVYAKVPTDDLKLAGWLQETGFRLVDTNVIFEKPVTDAVPQSGQHQVRHARPQDESEIVDLAGRGFQYSRFHLDWQIGSEQANAVKAQWARNFFRGQRGDQMVVAFREGKAAGFCQIILEKPDVLTIDLICTDPGLRRQGIGQDMIVFAQNKNPGMKTVRAGTQVSNIGSIHLYEKMGFRLTRAHYVFHYHKQK; encoded by the coding sequence ATGAAAACGGACCTTCAACAGAAAGTTTTTCAAGCGGACGAATGGTTGACGAAGATCTTGGCTAAAAATGTTTATGGATTGAACGCCGGCCTTTTGAAAACCCCGGCGCAGTTGAAAGAAGTCATGGGCAATTTACGAGACCCGGCTTTTGTTTATGCCAAAGTCCCAACGGATGATCTTAAGTTAGCCGGATGGCTGCAGGAGACGGGGTTTCGGTTGGTCGACACGAATGTTATTTTTGAGAAACCTGTCACTGATGCCGTTCCGCAAAGCGGTCAGCACCAGGTCCGTCATGCCCGGCCCCAAGATGAATCTGAAATTGTAGATCTGGCTGGCCGCGGTTTTCAATATTCTCGGTTCCATTTGGACTGGCAGATCGGGTCAGAACAGGCCAATGCCGTTAAAGCGCAATGGGCGCGGAATTTCTTTCGTGGTCAGCGCGGTGATCAAATGGTCGTGGCATTTAGAGAGGGGAAGGCGGCCGGATTTTGTCAGATCATTTTAGAAAAACCGGATGTTTTAACCATCGATCTGATCTGCACCGATCCCGGCTTGCGTCGGCAGGGTATTGGCCAAGACATGATCGTTTTCGCGCAGAACAAAAATCCCGGAATGAAGACGGTCCGCGCCGGCACGCAGGTGAGTAACATAGGTTCAATCCATCTTTACGAAAAAATGGGCTTTCGTTTGACAAGGGCCCATTACGTTTTTCACTACCATAAGCAAAAATGA
- a CDS encoding DegT/DnrJ/EryC1/StrS family aminotransferase, giving the protein MRSIPFGKPIILEEEKKAVMAVLEGPILVHGPKTKEFEADFAAFTKAPFAVSVASCTAGLHLAYFYKKIGAGDEVIVPAQTHTATAHAVELCGAKPVFVDAEKQTGNIDISRIEAAITPRTRAIAVVHYLGMPVDMERVNAIAKKHGLYVVEDCALAMGTHFKGIHAGLWGDCGAFSFYPVKHMTTAEGGMLITKHKHIAEGIALVKAFGVDRQAGERKVPGVYDVVALGFNYRMNELEAALGVEQLKRMNGFLKKRKENHQALAQGLQDISEIEMFTSSHGEFQSSYYCFSILLKRPLAAKREKIIERLKSKGIGTSIYYPRAVPHFTYYKNKYGYQDNSFPVAALIAGSSIALPVGPHLNIEDMDYIVEELKNGIKGEK; this is encoded by the coding sequence TTGCGCAGCATCCCATTCGGTAAACCGATCATTTTGGAAGAAGAAAAGAAGGCCGTGATGGCTGTGCTTGAGGGGCCGATTCTGGTCCATGGCCCCAAGACCAAGGAATTTGAGGCCGATTTTGCGGCATTCACCAAAGCGCCCTTTGCCGTGTCGGTGGCCTCCTGCACCGCCGGACTCCATTTGGCATACTTTTATAAGAAGATCGGCGCCGGTGATGAGGTGATCGTCCCGGCGCAGACGCATACGGCCACGGCCCACGCGGTTGAGTTGTGCGGGGCAAAACCGGTTTTTGTTGACGCTGAAAAACAAACCGGCAATATCGACATCAGCCGGATCGAGGCCGCCATCACACCGCGGACCAGGGCGATCGCGGTTGTGCATTATCTGGGCATGCCCGTGGACATGGAGCGCGTCAACGCCATTGCCAAAAAGCATGGTCTTTATGTGGTGGAGGATTGCGCGCTGGCCATGGGAACACATTTTAAGGGCATTCATGCAGGCCTGTGGGGTGATTGCGGCGCATTTTCATTTTATCCGGTCAAGCATATGACAACAGCGGAAGGCGGCATGCTGATCACCAAACACAAACACATCGCGGAGGGAATTGCCCTTGTCAAGGCCTTTGGCGTTGACCGCCAGGCCGGCGAACGCAAGGTCCCGGGTGTTTATGATGTGGTCGCGTTGGGCTTTAATTACCGCATGAACGAGCTGGAGGCGGCCTTAGGCGTAGAACAACTCAAACGCATGAATGGTTTTTTAAAGAAACGCAAAGAAAATCACCAGGCGCTTGCGCAGGGGCTTCAAGATATTTCGGAAATTGAAATGTTCACGTCAAGCCACGGTGAGTTTCAGAGCAGTTATTATTGTTTTTCGATCCTGCTTAAAAGACCTCTGGCCGCCAAACGCGAAAAGATTATTGAGCGTCTCAAGTCCAAAGGCATCGGCACAAGCATTTATTATCCGCGGGCGGTACCGCATTTTACCTATTACAAAAATAAGTACGGCTATCAAGACAACAGTTTTCCCGTGGCCGCGCTGATCGCCGGCAGCTCCATCGCCCTGCCCGTCGGCCCGCATTTGAATATTGAGGACATGGATTATATCGTTGAGGAACTCAAAAATGGCATTAAGGGAGAAAAATGA
- a CDS encoding N-acetyl sugar amidotransferase → MSQKDVRTITYCAQCLMPNSRPRISFDEEGVCNACRNAQDKTRIDWDKRQAEFLNLVEPFRSKKGAWDCIVPWSGGKDSSSIAYKLKFEFGLNPLLVTFSPMIPNEVGALNREALINVGFDHVYFRSDQNVHRKLARRFFIERGNPKVAWDAGVNAIPVQTAVQHQIPLIFYAEHGESEYGGKVLNEESRKVRDFTEVIEHQIGDDPRNWVSEGIGLKNLNPYIYPDLAQVEKVGVKALYFAYFFKWSMFENYQYVRSKYTFKTHPKGRTPGTFTDFDSLDDKMDDLYYYMQFIKFGFGRTVRDASRFIQNDHMTRAQALELAKKYDGEFPAEHLQEALDYLAVTRKEFDEIVDKHRNSEIWERSKDTWKLRFPVQ, encoded by the coding sequence ATGAGCCAAAAAGATGTCCGCACCATCACCTATTGCGCGCAGTGTTTGATGCCGAATAGCCGGCCGCGCATCTCCTTTGATGAGGAAGGGGTATGCAATGCCTGCCGCAACGCCCAGGACAAAACCCGTATTGATTGGGACAAAAGGCAGGCGGAGTTTTTGAATTTGGTAGAACCTTTTCGTTCCAAAAAAGGGGCCTGGGATTGCATTGTGCCGTGGAGCGGGGGTAAAGACAGCTCCAGCATTGCTTATAAGCTTAAGTTCGAGTTCGGTTTAAATCCACTTTTGGTCACATTTTCGCCCATGATCCCCAATGAGGTGGGAGCGCTTAACCGCGAGGCTTTGATCAATGTGGGCTTTGATCATGTGTACTTTCGTTCCGACCAGAACGTCCATCGTAAACTGGCCCGGCGGTTTTTTATTGAGCGGGGAAATCCCAAGGTCGCCTGGGATGCGGGTGTTAACGCCATTCCCGTTCAAACCGCAGTGCAACATCAGATCCCGCTTATTTTTTATGCCGAGCACGGTGAAAGCGAATATGGCGGCAAAGTATTGAACGAAGAATCAAGAAAGGTGAGAGACTTTACGGAGGTGATCGAACACCAGATCGGTGATGATCCTCGCAACTGGGTTTCGGAGGGGATCGGTCTAAAAAATTTGAACCCTTATATTTATCCTGATTTGGCCCAAGTCGAAAAAGTGGGCGTCAAAGCGCTGTATTTTGCTTACTTTTTTAAATGGAGCATGTTCGAAAATTATCAATACGTCAGATCAAAATATACGTTCAAAACCCATCCCAAGGGGCGGACGCCCGGGACGTTTACTGATTTTGACAGCTTGGATGACAAGATGGATGATCTGTATTATTACATGCAGTTTATTAAATTCGGATTCGGGCGTACTGTCAGGGATGCCTCAAGGTTTATTCAAAATGACCACATGACCCGCGCGCAAGCTTTGGAATTGGCGAAGAAATATGATGGCGAATTCCCCGCAGAGCATTTGCAGGAGGCCCTGGATTACCTTGCTGTTACCCGAAAAGAATTTGATGAAATTGTCGATA
- the asnB gene encoding asparagine synthase (glutamine-hydrolyzing), which produces MCGIAGYIGRRKIAPGTLQQTLGAMDHRGPDHQAHVHFDAGNNHIHFLHSRLSIIDLDERANQPFSLGDYTIIFNGEIYNYVELKKDLSAKKIAFRTESDTEVLLQYYIFYGDKCVDHFEGMWAFAIYDKRLNKVFCSRDRFAEKPLYYFETPDGFYFGSEIKFLKLLSGRSFKVNQRHLLRYLINGYKSLYKVQETYFEGVKELSYATNLCVDADLKKTFHRYWQPKIQPTTMSLQEAINGTRRRLLESMKIRLRSDVPLAFCLSGGVDSAAIASIARKIFNYDVATFSIIDEDPRYNELANIQATVEDLKCPNTLIHISRQGAVERLKKSVAYHDGPLSTISYYVHSFLSEAIAAKGYKVACSGTGADELFTGYYDHFNLYLQEMRHSPQYPEHLGHWQEHIQSFIRNPYLKDAELYADPVKARAHIHAEQDLFKDFLHTEFNEEMKEAQYCGSILRNRMLNEMFHDVVPVILHEDDLNSMFYSVENRSPYLDTKLFDLAMSIPIECLIQKGFGKYILREAVKGMLNDKVRLDRQKKGFNASINSIIDFNDPKSREYLLEDSPVFKIVKREKIKALMDQNKGAFANHDSKFLFNFINTKIFVELNG; this is translated from the coding sequence ATGTGCGGCATTGCCGGTTATATCGGACGAAGAAAAATAGCCCCAGGCACCCTCCAGCAAACGTTAGGGGCAATGGATCATCGTGGGCCTGATCATCAGGCCCATGTTCATTTTGATGCCGGGAATAATCATATCCATTTTTTACATTCCCGTTTAAGCATTATTGATCTCGATGAGCGCGCCAATCAGCCCTTTAGTCTGGGCGACTACACTATTATTTTTAATGGTGAGATTTACAATTATGTGGAATTGAAAAAAGATCTATCGGCCAAAAAGATCGCGTTTCGAACGGAATCGGATACGGAAGTCCTTTTGCAGTATTACATCTTTTATGGCGACAAGTGTGTGGATCATTTTGAAGGAATGTGGGCCTTTGCGATTTATGATAAACGGCTCAATAAAGTTTTTTGCTCCCGTGACCGTTTTGCGGAAAAGCCGTTGTATTATTTCGAAACACCGGATGGATTTTATTTCGGTTCGGAAATTAAATTTTTGAAATTGCTGTCGGGTAGGAGTTTTAAAGTTAATCAAAGGCATTTATTGCGGTATTTGATCAACGGTTACAAGTCCCTGTATAAGGTACAGGAAACGTATTTTGAAGGCGTTAAAGAATTGTCGTATGCTACAAATCTTTGTGTTGATGCCGATCTGAAGAAAACATTTCATCGTTACTGGCAGCCCAAAATCCAACCGACTACCATGTCGCTTCAGGAGGCCATCAATGGGACGCGCCGGCGTTTATTGGAGAGCATGAAGATCCGTCTGCGTTCGGATGTGCCGCTGGCGTTTTGTTTAAGCGGCGGAGTTGACTCAGCCGCCATCGCCTCGATCGCCCGTAAAATATTCAACTATGATGTGGCGACCTTTTCCATCATCGATGAAGACCCGCGCTACAATGAGCTCGCAAATATCCAGGCCACGGTCGAGGATTTGAAGTGCCCTAATACCTTGATCCATATCAGCCGGCAGGGTGCGGTTGAGCGTTTGAAAAAATCGGTGGCTTACCATGACGGGCCGCTTTCCACCATTTCTTATTATGTGCATTCGTTTTTATCGGAAGCTATTGCGGCAAAGGGGTACAAGGTGGCCTGTTCGGGGACAGGGGCGGATGAGCTGTTTACCGGTTACTATGACCACTTTAATTTGTATTTGCAGGAAATGAGGCATTCTCCGCAGTATCCCGAACATTTGGGCCATTGGCAGGAGCATATCCAAAGCTTTATTAGAAATCCCTATTTAAAAGATGCGGAGCTTTACGCCGATCCCGTCAAAGCCCGTGCCCATATTCATGCGGAGCAGGATCTTTTTAAAGATTTTCTGCATACGGAATTTAACGAAGAGATGAAAGAGGCGCAGTATTGCGGCTCGATCTTGCGTAACCGTATGCTCAATGAAATGTTCCATGACGTCGTCCCGGTCATTTTGCATGAGGACGATCTCAACTCTATGTTTTATTCCGTTGAGAACCGCAGCCCATACCTGGACACCAAACTTTTTGATCTGGCCATGAGCATTCCGATAGAATGCCTTATTCAAAAAGGATTTGGAAAGTATATTTTGCGCGAGGCGGTCAAGGGTATGCTCAATGACAAGGTGCGCCTGGACCGGCAGAAAAAAGGGTTTAATGCGTCGATCAATTCCATCATTGATTTTAATGACCCGAAAAGCAGGGAATATCTTTTGGAAGACAGTCCGGTGTTTAAGATCGTCAAAAGAGAAAAGATCAAGGCCCTGATGGACCAGAATAAAGGGGCATTTGCTAATCATGACAGTAAATTTTTATTCAACTTCATCAATACCAAGATATTTGTGGAATTAAACGGTTAA
- a CDS encoding ABC transporter ATP-binding protein, whose amino-acid sequence MSRSVIKTWGLGKEYQVGERGPGYQTLRDTLSNYFKPGSSHVKISQEKIWAVKDVSFEVQQGEIIGIIGKNGAGKSTLLKVLSRITEPTEGKAQIHGRVGSLLEVGSGFHLELTGRENIFLNGAILGMSKREITGKFDAIVDFAEVSRFIDTPVKFYSSGMYVRLGFAVAAFMETEILLLDEVLAVGDVAFQKKCLGRIGDIAQSGRTIFFVSHNMAAIKNLCHRVLLFEQGRMVLDTHADEAVARYLEQHITEGAVADEAECAKNVVGKREVDVNLRYLEVAVLNKEGKPADHFFSDEPIDIAVTYQCLCPVADLWIAVQIVDEDNQPLLISNNVDEKKEFEFYKREAGIYRSLCRIEGNLLGEKQFYISVQLFSVTTERLRLNKILKFAVQFKGYNNIHDDLTKSVYFRPHCKWETRLIQK is encoded by the coding sequence ATGAGCCGATCTGTGATCAAAACCTGGGGTCTGGGGAAGGAATATCAAGTCGGCGAGCGCGGGCCCGGGTATCAGACCCTGCGCGATACGTTATCCAACTATTTTAAACCGGGCAGTTCCCATGTCAAAATTAGCCAGGAGAAGATCTGGGCGGTCAAGGATGTTTCATTTGAGGTCCAACAGGGTGAAATTATCGGGATCATCGGAAAGAACGGGGCCGGGAAAAGCACCCTGCTCAAGGTCCTTTCGCGTATTACGGAACCGACGGAAGGAAAGGCACAGATCCATGGCCGTGTGGGGTCACTTTTGGAGGTGGGGTCCGGTTTTCATCTGGAATTGACCGGACGGGAAAATATTTTTCTCAACGGCGCTATTTTGGGGATGTCTAAAAGAGAAATAACCGGAAAATTTGATGCCATTGTGGATTTTGCCGAGGTGTCCCGGTTCATTGATACGCCGGTCAAGTTTTATTCAAGCGGCATGTATGTCCGGCTTGGTTTTGCCGTCGCGGCTTTTATGGAAACCGAGATCCTTTTGCTGGATGAGGTTTTGGCTGTTGGCGATGTGGCGTTTCAAAAGAAATGCCTTGGAAGGATCGGAGACATCGCGCAAAGCGGAAGAACGATCTTCTTTGTCAGTCACAATATGGCCGCGATCAAGAACCTGTGCCACCGGGTATTGCTTTTTGAGCAGGGAAGGATGGTTCTTGATACGCATGCGGATGAAGCAGTCGCGCGTTATTTAGAGCAGCATATTACTGAAGGGGCCGTGGCTGACGAAGCAGAATGCGCCAAGAATGTTGTCGGAAAACGGGAGGTCGATGTAAACTTACGTTATCTTGAGGTGGCTGTTTTGAACAAGGAAGGAAAGCCGGCTGATCATTTCTTTTCGGATGAGCCGATCGATATTGCCGTCACCTATCAGTGCTTGTGTCCCGTTGCTGATCTATGGATAGCGGTGCAAATTGTTGATGAGGACAACCAGCCGCTTTTGATCAGTAATAATGTGGACGAAAAAAAAGAGTTTGAGTTCTATAAGCGTGAAGCCGGTATTTATAGATCGCTGTGCCGCATCGAAGGGAACCTTTTGGGAGAAAAACAATTCTATATCAGCGTCCAGTTGTTCTCTGTTACGACAGAGCGCCTCAGATTGAATAAAATACTTAAGTTTGCGGTCCAGTTCAAAGGATACAACAACATCCACGATGATCTGACAAAAAGCGTGTATTTCAGGCCGCATTGCAAATGGGAAACACGGTTAATACAAAAATAG
- the hisH gene encoding imidazole glycerol phosphate synthase subunit HisH, whose product MIVIIDYGLGNLRSVAGAVRKLGFDPLISNRPEDLLKAEKLILPGVGAFGDGMKNLQALGIIDLLNTQVMHKKKPILGICLGAQLMTMESVEFGHHRGLGWVDASVMKLDVRDKGLNIPHVGWNDLWQTKPDVLWNEIPEQALFYYVHSYHIHCRNPEIVIGECDYGGRFTAAFHQDNMFATQFHPEKSQLQGLNVLKNFLTKA is encoded by the coding sequence ATGATCGTCATCATTGATTATGGGTTGGGCAATTTGAGGTCGGTGGCCGGAGCGGTCAGGAAATTAGGGTTCGATCCGCTTATTTCCAACCGACCCGAGGATCTTTTAAAAGCCGAGAAATTGATCTTGCCTGGTGTGGGCGCTTTTGGTGATGGAATGAAAAATCTCCAGGCATTGGGGATCATTGATCTATTGAACACGCAGGTTATGCACAAAAAGAAACCCATTCTTGGCATTTGCCTTGGCGCTCAATTGATGACGATGGAGAGTGTTGAATTCGGCCATCATCGGGGGCTTGGTTGGGTGGATGCTTCGGTCATGAAATTAGATGTGCGTGACAAGGGTTTAAATATACCACATGTCGGATGGAACGATCTTTGGCAGACCAAGCCCGACGTCCTGTGGAACGAGATCCCTGAGCAGGCGTTATTTTATTATGTGCATAGTTATCATATTCATTGCCGCAATCCGGAAATTGTTATCGGCGAATGCGATTACGGCGGGCGATTCACGGCGGCTTTTCATCAAGATAATATGTTCGCCACCCAATTTCATCCGGAAAAAAGCCAGCTGCAGGGGTTGAATGTGCTTAAGAATTTTCTGACTAAGGCTTAA